The Ruminococcus bovis genome includes a region encoding these proteins:
- a CDS encoding PTS fructose transporter subunit IIABC has protein sequence MRIVDLLKKDCIELGVKLNSKSEAIDKLVDLHNKAGNLVDAKVYKEGILAREAGGTTAIGDGIAIPHAKSEAVKEPALAVVTVPDGVDYEAMDGKPSNLIFMIAAPNDGDVHLEVLARLMTMLMDADFKNKLLNAPNKEAFLKAIDEFEKVKYPDEPAKKEQKDGYRILAVTACPTGIAHTYMAAEALEKAGKEMGIPLKAETNGSGGAKNILTKKEIEECDGIIVAADKNVEMARFDGKPVISTKVADGIHKPKELIEKIESGQVPIYHHHGGAAASSDEIEGESFGRKLYKHLMNGVSHMLPFVVAGGLFIAVAFLIDTICGYGGSGSDQFGTMTPVSAFLKTIGGVAFNLMVPILAGFIAMSIADRPGLLVGLVGGFLATSGATFANPGALTGQAAIDAGVAAAVPSGFLGGLLAGFVGGWIMLMIEKACDKLPHSLEGIKPVLIYPLLGLGAIAVLMCAINPIMGWINTGMYNALTAMSKTEGLMVPLCALLAGMMAIDMGGPFNKAAYVFATGLLSTGTDASYMIMAAVMVGGMVPPIAIALSTTFNKNRWTADERKNGTVNYIMGLSFITEGAIPYAASHPLQVIPASIVGSASAGALSALFGCKLMAPHGGIFVFATMAGTWYWYLLALAVGSFISMILLALFMKKKSK, from the coding sequence ATGAGGATCGTTGATTTACTCAAAAAGGATTGTATCGAACTTGGCGTTAAGCTAAATTCAAAATCTGAAGCAATTGACAAACTAGTAGATTTGCACAACAAAGCCGGTAATCTTGTTGATGCTAAGGTCTACAAAGAAGGAATTTTGGCAAGAGAAGCCGGAGGAACTACAGCTATTGGTGACGGAATTGCAATTCCACACGCAAAGAGTGAAGCTGTAAAAGAACCTGCTCTTGCAGTAGTAACTGTACCGGATGGTGTTGATTATGAGGCTATGGACGGTAAGCCTTCTAATCTAATCTTTATGATTGCTGCACCAAATGACGGCGATGTACATCTTGAAGTTTTAGCAAGACTAATGACAATGCTAATGGACGCTGACTTTAAGAACAAGTTACTCAACGCTCCAAATAAGGAAGCTTTTCTAAAGGCAATTGATGAATTTGAAAAAGTAAAATACCCTGACGAACCTGCTAAGAAAGAACAGAAAGACGGTTACAGAATTCTTGCTGTAACAGCTTGTCCTACAGGTATCGCCCACACTTATATGGCTGCTGAAGCTCTTGAAAAAGCCGGTAAAGAAATGGGTATTCCTCTAAAGGCAGAAACTAACGGTTCAGGTGGTGCTAAGAACATTCTTACAAAGAAAGAAATTGAAGAATGTGACGGTATCATTGTTGCTGCCGATAAGAATGTTGAAATGGCTCGTTTTGACGGTAAGCCTGTTATTTCAACTAAAGTTGCTGATGGTATTCACAAGCCAAAAGAACTTATCGAAAAAATCGAAAGTGGTCAAGTTCCTATTTACCATCATCATGGTGGAGCTGCTGCTTCAAGTGATGAAATTGAAGGTGAAAGCTTTGGTAGAAAGCTTTACAAGCATCTAATGAACGGTGTTTCTCATATGCTACCATTCGTTGTAGCCGGTGGTCTATTTATTGCAGTTGCATTCTTAATTGATACAATCTGTGGTTATGGTGGTTCAGGTAGTGACCAATTTGGTACAATGACTCCTGTATCTGCTTTCTTAAAAACAATCGGTGGTGTTGCATTTAACCTAATGGTTCCAATCCTAGCCGGTTTCATTGCAATGAGTATTGCTGACAGACCGGGTTTGTTAGTTGGTTTAGTAGGTGGTTTCCTTGCAACAAGTGGTGCAACTTTTGCTAACCCAGGTGCTTTAACAGGTCAAGCTGCTATTGATGCCGGTGTTGCTGCTGCTGTTCCATCAGGTTTCTTAGGTGGTCTACTTGCCGGTTTCGTTGGTGGTTGGATTATGCTAATGATTGAAAAGGCATGTGATAAACTACCTCATTCTCTAGAAGGTATTAAACCGGTTCTTATTTATCCACTACTTGGTTTAGGTGCTATTGCAGTACTTATGTGTGCAATTAACCCAATCATGGGTTGGATTAACACAGGTATGTACAATGCTCTAACAGCTATGAGCAAAACTGAAGGCTTAATGGTTCCTCTATGTGCATTACTTGCAGGTATGATGGCTATTGATATGGGTGGTCCTTTCAACAAGGCTGCTTATGTATTCGCAACAGGATTACTTTCAACAGGTACAGATGCTTCTTATATGATTATGGCTGCTGTAATGGTTGGTGGTATGGTACCTCCTATTGCAATTGCTCTATCAACAACATTTAACAAAAACAGATGGACTGCTGATGAAAGAAAGAACGGTACTGTAAACTACATTATGGGTCTATCATTCATTACAGAAGGTGCTATCCCTTACGCTGCCAGCCACCCACTACAGGTTATCCCTGCTAGTATCGTAGGTTCAGCAAGTGCCGGTGCATTATCAGCACTATTCGGTTGTAAGCTAATGGCTCCTCACGGTGGTATCTTCGTATTTGCTACAATGGCAGGTACATGGTATTGGTATCTACTAGCACTAGCAGTAGGTTCATTTATCTCAATGATTCTACTTGCTCTATTTATGAAGAAGAAATCTAAGTAA
- a CDS encoding HPr family phosphocarrier protein has translation MVSQTFTITNSQGFHMRPAGTFTSAMGKYQSTVTIVKDGNRIDGKSIMNLIAACIKCGTEITVEIEGPDEEAAMKEAAEMISTGFGE, from the coding sequence ATGGTATCACAAACATTTACTATAACTAATAGTCAGGGTTTCCATATGAGACCTGCAGGAACTTTTACATCTGCTATGGGTAAGTACCAAAGCACAGTTACTATCGTTAAAGATGGCAACAGAATTGATGGTAAAAGCATTATGAACCTAATTGCTGCTTGTATCAAGTGTGGCACAGAAATCACAGTTGAGATTGAAGGTCCGGACGAAGAAGCTGCAATGAAAGAAGCTGCTGAAATGATTTCAACAGGCTTTGGTGAATAA
- the ptsP gene encoding phosphoenolpyruvate--protein phosphotransferase has translation MLKGVNASEGIGIGKVMLIEEVSLDYEKKQITDTQAEIDRYRKVFDAYCEKTEKQAENIKNTIGEKEADIILGHLLMLKDPAMSSSIEGNISSGCCAEDAVAQVCDMFIGVFSMADDELTKQRASDVEDIKNGLITMLLGKEEVDIASAPSGTVLVAKDLTPSMTSCIVKENIVGIVTEVGGKTSHSAILARAMEIPAVLSVPNVMETFENGQEIIVDGSHGEVIENPSDGEIAIYREKTIEYKKEKEELKKFIGKETVTADGVKVELCCNIGKPDDADAVLSKDGEGVGLFRTEFLYMDSSSIPTEEEQFEAYKKTVLKLGDKPLIIRTLDVGGDKDIPYLGLSKEDNPFMGFRAVRYCLHREDVYKPQLRALLRASAFGNIKIMIPLVTCIDEVREVKAMIENIKAELDSENIAYNKDIQVGVMVETPAASLIADLLAEEADFFSIGTNDLTGYTMAVDRGNADVAYLYSAFQPAVLRSIKKIIEDGKDIMVGMCGEAAADPLLIPLLLAFGLDEFSVSATSVLKTRKIISQWTIDEAKEVANKALTLKTESEVVEYLTSVAK, from the coding sequence ATGTTAAAAGGTGTAAACGCATCAGAAGGTATCGGTATTGGTAAAGTAATGCTTATTGAAGAAGTTTCTCTTGATTATGAGAAGAAACAGATTACAGATACTCAAGCTGAAATTGACAGATACAGAAAAGTTTTTGACGCATATTGTGAAAAAACAGAAAAACAAGCTGAAAACATTAAGAACACTATTGGTGAAAAAGAAGCTGACATTATTCTTGGTCACCTACTTATGTTGAAAGACCCTGCAATGAGCAGTTCAATTGAGGGTAATATTTCCAGTGGTTGTTGTGCTGAAGATGCAGTTGCTCAAGTATGTGATATGTTCATTGGTGTATTCTCAATGGCTGATGATGAACTAACAAAACAGAGAGCATCTGATGTTGAAGATATTAAAAACGGTCTTATTACAATGCTACTTGGTAAGGAAGAAGTTGACATTGCCTCTGCCCCATCCGGTACAGTTCTTGTTGCTAAAGACTTAACACCGTCAATGACATCTTGTATTGTGAAAGAAAACATTGTTGGTATTGTAACAGAAGTTGGTGGCAAAACAAGCCACTCTGCAATTTTAGCAAGGGCAATGGAAATTCCGGCAGTACTTTCTGTTCCTAATGTTATGGAAACATTTGAGAACGGTCAAGAAATTATTGTTGACGGTAGTCATGGTGAAGTAATTGAAAATCCTAGTGACGGTGAAATTGCTATCTATAGAGAAAAGACCATTGAATACAAAAAAGAAAAAGAAGAACTTAAGAAGTTTATCGGCAAAGAAACAGTAACTGCTGATGGTGTAAAAGTTGAGCTATGTTGCAACATTGGTAAACCTGATGATGCTGACGCAGTTCTATCTAAAGACGGTGAAGGTGTTGGTCTATTTAGAACAGAGTTCCTATATATGGACAGTTCATCTATTCCAACAGAAGAAGAACAGTTTGAGGCATATAAGAAAACTGTACTAAAACTTGGTGACAAGCCACTTATCATTCGTACACTTGATGTTGGTGGTGACAAGGATATTCCTTATCTTGGTTTATCAAAAGAGGATAATCCATTTATGGGATTTAGAGCAGTTAGATATTGCCTACACAGAGAAGATGTTTATAAGCCTCAGCTTAGAGCATTACTAAGAGCAAGTGCTTTTGGTAATATTAAGATTATGATTCCACTTGTAACTTGTATTGATGAAGTTAGAGAAGTTAAGGCTATGATTGAAAATATTAAGGCTGAGCTTGACTCTGAAAACATTGCTTACAACAAGGATATTCAAGTTGGTGTAATGGTTGAAACACCTGCTGCATCTCTTATTGCTGACTTATTGGCAGAAGAAGCTGACTTCTTCTCTATCGGTACTAATGACCTTACAGGTTACACAATGGCAGTTGACAGAGGCAATGCTGATGTAGCTTACTTATACTCAGCTTTCCAACCGGCAGTACTAAGAAGTATCAAGAAGATTATTGAAGACGGTAAGGATATTATGGTTGGTATGTGTGGCGAAGCTGCTGCTGACCCACTGCTAATTCCTCTACTACTTGCTTTTGGTCTAGATGAATTTTCAGTTAGTGCAACATCTGTACTAAAGACAAGAAAGATAATCTCTCAGTGGACTATTGATGAGGCAAAAGAAGTAGCAAATAAAGCACTTACACTAAAAACAGAAAGTGAAGTAGTTGAGTACTTAACATCTGTTGCAAAGTAA
- a CDS encoding sulfide/dihydroorotate dehydrogenase-like FAD/NAD-binding protein → MYKIISKQVLNPTVTKMEIEAPLIAKKAQPGQFIILRTDENGERIPLTVADYDREKGTVTIIFQIVGATTNQLNSFNEGDYIHDFVGPLGKPTETEGLKKVAVVGGGVGCAIAFPIAKKLHEMGVEVHSVVGFRNKDLVILEDDFKNNSDVFKLMTDDGSYGEKGLVTNALEELIKEGNQYDEVITIGPLIMMKFVCQLTKKYDVKTIVSMNPIMIDGTGMCGGCRLTVGGETKFACVDGPDFDGHLVDFDEAMKRGQMYKEFERHAYEESCNLLNKEVK, encoded by the coding sequence ATGTACAAAATTATAAGTAAACAGGTGCTTAATCCTACCGTAACTAAGATGGAAATTGAAGCACCACTAATTGCTAAAAAAGCACAACCAGGTCAGTTTATCATTTTAAGAACTGACGAAAACGGTGAGAGAATTCCTCTAACTGTTGCTGATTATGACAGAGAAAAGGGTACTGTAACAATCATTTTCCAGATTGTTGGTGCTACTACTAATCAGCTAAACTCATTTAATGAAGGGGACTATATTCATGACTTTGTTGGTCCTCTAGGCAAACCAACAGAAACAGAAGGCTTAAAGAAAGTTGCTGTTGTTGGTGGTGGCGTAGGATGTGCTATTGCATTCCCTATTGCTAAAAAACTTCATGAAATGGGTGTTGAAGTTCACTCAGTAGTTGGTTTTAGAAACAAAGACCTTGTTATCCTAGAAGATGACTTTAAGAACAATTCTGATGTATTTAAGCTAATGACAGATGACGGTTCTTATGGTGAAAAGGGTCTTGTAACTAACGCTCTAGAAGAACTAATCAAAGAAGGCAACCAGTATGATGAAGTTATCACAATTGGTCCACTTATTATGATGAAATTCGTATGTCAGCTAACTAAGAAGTATGATGTAAAAACCATTGTATCAATGAACCCAATTATGATTGATGGCACAGGTATGTGTGGTGGTTGCAGACTTACAGTTGGCGGTGAAACAAAGTTCGCTTGTGTTGATGGCCCTGACTTTGACGGTCACCTTGTTGATTTTGACGAGGCTATGAAGAGAGGTCAAATGTACAAAGAATTTGAAAGACACGCTTACGAAGAAAGTTGTAACCTTCTAAATAAGGAGGTAAAATAA